TGTGCTTAGCGTCTAGGTGGTAATCATCTTGATGATGATCATGATACTGAACCGTTAAGGTAAATAACGCGAATAACGTCATCAGATCATCAACCGTCATAATATTTTTAGATGATCGCGTCTCGATCACTGCGCGAGTACCGGAGATCGAAACCATCGATTTCTGGTAACTCTTACGCGTTCTAGGGGGGGCCAACGCTTGATCAATGATTCCAGCCCAATTGGTTGGCGAAACAATAAATTGATCCGCTTCATCTTTCATTGTGGGGGGAGTATTAAGCCCATGTTCATTCAGTAGCCGTTTATTTACTTTGGTTTGAGCGAGGGCTTTAGAGCGCTTTTGTTTTTCATTTTGCTTGACACTTTCGGTAACTAAGCTGGTAGCACCCAGTACTGATATTAACTGATTAGGGTTAACAAAACGATGCAACATGGTTTTTCCAGCAAGCCCCTCTTCAAAACGAACTGGAACTTGCTTGAAAAGACCAATACTGACCGCGGCTCTGAGCCTTTGTTGTAGGGCAGCCCGAGTAACTTGACCATCGGTAGATTCGATGATCTCTGTGGTTGAAACGTAGCCGTCTTTGCTACTAAACCCACGCAGTGAAATTAAGTTAAGTAGTTCAACGATGCTTTTGGTGACGCCTTTGAAGTGTTGATATTGTTCAATCCATTCAACTGCGGTTTCAGATACCTCAAATAAATGACCATCTTTGTGGCTTCGTGCCTTAATTAACAATTTATCTTCTGGTTTCATTTTAGATCCGTATCACACTAACCGTAATTTCACTATAGTTCCTGAATGATAAAGAAAGAATGATCATAAATAAAGAGAATTTATTATCTTTTAAATAACTGATCTTTTTGATTAATATGATCTTAAATGATTAAGTGATCTAATGATCTGGCTGAAATTTTCTGTTTAAGCGGTTGAATTTTAAGAATTAAAATAATTACCGTGTGAAAGAATGATCATAGCCAGCTCGCAACGATGATCATTATACGAAAGAAAGCATGATCATAAAATGTCAGAACAATGATCATTAAGTCATTGTAAGCATGATCATTATTGATTCGAAAGCATGATCATTATTCTTGTACAGCTTATCCACAGTCCAACATTTGTCATGGTTTTCTTTATGAACCCTAAGTCATTAATGGCGGTATTTCGGGGCGTAAATTTTAACGGAACGATGATCAAGAAGCGGCTCTTTTTGTTGTACTCCCCCTTTTCTGCACAATATTTAGTCCGTACTCAGCGTCAACGAGTTGTTTTGATGTATGGATGGCTGAAGCGTATTGCTTTGGAAGCATGATCATAGAATCGTTATGTTTGACTGTTCTCTGTCTGTGTCGATTGAATTATCAATCAATCAAGCCTTGTTATTGTTAAATCCCCATTCCAAAAGCATTTGCCCGTAATTTAGCACTTAAATTACATGCTTCCGTTGTTCTATTTACTTGATCATTTTTCCGTATATTGATCATTTCGATTTAGCACTTATTATGATCAATACGGTTAAAATTATCCCTTGATCATGCTTCGTGATATCACATTATTATTATTTTGTCAGTGTGGTATATCTTGATCATTCTTCCGAATAAAGGTTAACACGGTTTGTCTGATGGTTATTTTTACGGCACGGATATTTTGTTTCGCCTCCCCTTCTCGTCATTTTCTGTTCGTAACTGATGAAAGGGGTGCCTATTTCAACTGAAAATTACATGAACCGTAATCTATGGTTGTATTTCAATCGTTCCGAGTTTTTTGATTAATCTATTTACATTGTAAATTCGTGACAATGTAACACTTTAAATGTGAGGTAGAAATGACACGGGTTAGAGGTGAAAAAATACCGTTTTTTTGTGCTCCTCTAACACGTCATATCATTAAATTGTAATAATAGAGTCTATTTTATGTGATTTAACTCATAAATGAATGTTCATGTTTTTGTTGATTTTGGTGTTAATCGCTGTACAATTTGTTCTTAGTTAATCATTACGGGAACTGGCAATGAAAAGAGAACAAACGATTGATAAGCTCTATCAGTTAGCCGAACAAACTCAACAAGTTCAGGCTGACCGCATTGAGATTATTTTGGAAGAGCGAAGTGATGAACATTTCCCTCCAATGTCTAAAGCGATGATGGAGACTCGTTCGGGGTTAACTCGTCGAAAATTGGATGAAGCGATCACTAAGCTTGAGGCGGATGGTCATCAATTTACAAAAAACAATGCCAATCATTACTCTATTTCATTGACTGAAGCGCACATGTTGATGGATGCGGCAGAAGTCCCTAAGTTTCATCAACGTAAGCAGCATACTGACAATAAACCATGGGTTATCAACGTACAGAACCAAAAGGGTGGTACGGGTAAATCAATGACAGCTGTCCATTTGGCGGCTTGCTTGTCCCTCAATTTGGACAAGCGTTACCGTATCTGTCTGATTGATTTGGATCCTCAAGGTTCTTTACGTCTGTTTTTAAACCCGCAAATTAGTGGTGCAGAGCACGATAATATCTATTCTGCGGTCGATATCATGCTGGACAACGTGCCTGAAGGCCAAGACGTTGACCTAGAGTTTCTCCGCAGGAATGTACTGCTTCCTACTCAGTATCCAAACTTAAAAACGATTTCGGCCTTTCCTGAAGATGCGATGTTTAACGCTGAAGCATGGCAAAGCCTAGCGCAAGATCAGTCACTAGATATCGTTCGTCTTTTAAAAGAAAAGCTTATCGATAAAATTGCTGATGATTTTGACGTCATTATGATTGATACTGGCCCGCATGTTGATCCACTCGTATGGAACGCAATGTACGCGTCGAACGCACTTCTGATTCCATGTGCAGCAAAGCGTTTGGATTGGGCTTCAACGGTGAACTTCTTCCAACACTTGCCAACTGTGTACGAAATGTTTCCTGACGATTGGAAAGGGCTAGAGTTTGTTCGTTTGATGCCAACGATGTTTGAAGACGACAACAAGAAGCAGGTATCAGTTTTAACTGAGATGAACTATCTGTTGAATGACCAAGTCATGATGGCAACCATTCCTAGAAGTCGAGCTTTTGAAACGTGCGCCGATACTTACAGCACGGTTTTCGACCTGACGGTCAGCGACTTTGAAGGGGGGAAGAAAACTCTGGCTGTCGCCCAAGACGCCGTACAAAAAAGTGCTCTAGAACTAGAGCGTGTATTACATAGCAACTGGCCTTCACTTAATCAGGGATAATATCAATGGCAATTAAAACATCTGACTTAAATGCAAAGCTATTTGGTAAAGCAAATAAACGTCGCGTAGCAACGCCACAAGAAGCGCAGACAGCGGCAAAAGAGCAGGCTCAGGTGATCGAGCTTTCTGTCGCTGGCGAGGACTTGGTTTCTTTTGAATTAGTTCGAATCCCAGCGGCTGAAGTTGCTTCTCGAACCGTGGTTTTTGAAGAGAATGCTCGTGAGCAATCTTTCTTAAATGAACATGCGCTTTCTGACGTTCTGACTACGTTAAAAGAGCGTGGGCAGCAGTATCCAGCGGTTGGTCGTAAGAACAAAGACGGCAAGATTGAAGTGCTTGATGGTAGCCGTCGTCGTATGTCATGTATTTTGGCTGACCAAGAGTTCCTTATCTATGTCGCTGAAAACATTAACGGTGAACACGCAAAATTCCTATCTGATGTTGCTAATGCTCATAAACCGCTTTCTCTTTACGAGAAAGGTCGGGAGATGCAAGCCAAATTGGATAAAGGGGAAGCTGATGATCAAAAAGCACTGGCGAAAATGTTCCAGTGTAGCGAAGCTTTGGTGAGTGGCGCATTAAAAGCGGCGGCTTTGCCACTTGAGTTATTGCAAGCTTACCCTAATGTGAGCGATCTTGGCCGCCCTACGATTGTAAAGTTGCATAAGCAATTTAGTGGGTTAACTCACGAGCAACAACAAACACTGCTGACTAAATGTGATGCTTCTGAAGGTTTTGTCTGGCAGCGTAGTGAAGCACAAGGTGTAACGCGTTTAACGAAAGACGTAACAGAAACATTGGAAGGTTGGATTCTTGAATTGGCCCCAGTACCCGCCAAGAAAGCTTCTCCAAAAGTTGACCTTATCAAAGGCCGTGCCTCTTATAGCCGCAAAGGTTCAAACTTAGCGCTGAATTTAAAGAAAGTGGATGATTCCACTATGGAAGAAATCCTAGCTTTCATACAATCAAAGCTCGATTAAGTCGACCATATTTCTCGATTACTCTAAAGCCGCTCTATGCGGCTTTTTATTTGGCTGTGATAAACTGTGTTTAGATCAATCTGGACACTAACTATGACAAACCCAACTAATACTTTTCTACATTCCCTTTCTGTTATTGCTCAACATAATGAACACCGTTACGGAGTGGTCTTTGATGGCGATGTTGATTGGCAAAATTCTGCAGTTGTTGCCTTCCTTCAAGAGTTACACACGACAAACATCTTCCAGATTGGCGGTACTCCGTTTGAAGGCGTTATTTATGCCCCAGTAAAAAAAGGCCAACAACTTCTTGGCCGAGAGTGCCAAGTTCTTGTGTGTGATTTTAGAGTGCAATTTGATGCGAATGGTTTTAGTGCCGCGCTCGGTTCGTTAGTCGGTGGTGGGTTGTTGTTGGTGTTGCCGCCAAAAGTTGATGACTCTACAGATAGCGAGAGCTTTGGACAACGTTGGTTAAAGTTCCATTTCGATAAACTGATCTCTGTTTCACAACACAATGAAGCAGGCGATGTCGCTCTTGCGACTCATGCTCTTCCTCAGAAGCAAAACGTCAACAACGGATTGGATAAATTTGCACAGCAAAGTACGGCTGTTGAGTTAGTTAAAAAAGTGGTGTCTGGACATCGCAAACGTCCTTTGATTCTCACCGCGGACAGAGGGCGTGGAAAAAGTTCGGCATTGGGTATTGCGGCAGCACAGCTTTTGGTTGAACGGACCGGTTTTAACATTATTGTTAGCGCGCCTTCTGTGAAAGCGGTAGAGCCGGTATTTTCTCATGCACGCCAAGGATTAGGAGTTTGTGACGTGGTTGACGCGACTCACATTCGTCATCAAGGTGGAAGTTTAAGATTCGTCGCACCGGATGACATACTTAAATCTAAGCCTGATTGTGACTTGCTATTGGTTGATGAAGCCGCTGCGATTCCCATTCCAATGCTTAAATCCATGGTCAGTCTTTATCATCGTATGGTTTTTTCAACCACAGTGCACGGTTATGAGGGAAGTGGGCGAGGGTTTGCTATCAAGTTTGAGTCTTGGCTTTCTAAGCATCGTCCCGGCTGGAAAGGCTTTAAGCTCGAACAACCGATTCGTTGGAATAACAACGACCCACTAGAAGGTTGGTTGTTTGACTGCTTCCTGCTTGGTCGTCACGCATCGCTCAGTGACTCCACGACTCATCAGTTAGATGACTTTTCTGATCAGACAATCAACCAATTAAACTTAGTCGAGTTATCAAAAGCAGAATGCTTAGCGAACCCTGAGACGCTACAGCAATGTTTTTCTCTTCTTGTTGATGCACATTATCAGACGTCGCCAAACGACTTAATGCAATTCCTCAACAATCCAGCAATCCATATGTACGCGGTTTGGCAACAAGATCTGTGTTTAGGGTGCATGTTGGTGACAGAGGAAGGGGGCTTGGATAGTGCGTTGATTACTCAGATTCAACTTGGAAAACGCCGGCCTCAAGGTCATCTGGCTCCTGTTTTGTTGGCCAATCAACTGGGTTGTACTGAAGCTGCGACCAGTCGTTGCCTCCGAGTTATGCGCATCGCTGTTTCAACGCGTCATCAAGGTTTTGGAATCGGTCGTTGGATGTTGGCTCAGCTATCACGACAAATTACCCAAGTGGATTATCTGGCGACTAGCTTTGGCGCGTCCAGTGAACTGATTTCTTTTTGGCGTGGAAGTGAATTCGAAGCTGTGCACATCGGCCACCAGCGGGATCAGGCAAGTGGTTGTCACTCGGTTTTGATGGTTAAAGCGCTTAATTCAAGCTCTCAATGTTGGATTAAACAGATTCTGCATCACTTTGAGTGTAACTACTGTTTTCTTGTTTCTGGTTCTTTATTTTCACTTGAAACGGACATGGTACGCGCGCTGTTACCTAAGAGTGCAGAACCTTTGAATGATAGGGAGGTCCAATTAATGAGAAATTATGTCGACGGTGGGAATAGTTACGACAGTATCAGTTTCAGTGTCCTTAAATTAATCTTGTTCTCTCACCGTGGCCGTGCGGGCTTGCAAGGTACAGTGTCCAAAGCCTTTCGTTTTACTCTTTCCGATCTACTGATTGCGAAAGTGGTTCAACAAAAACCGTGGGCGACCTGTGTTGTACAATTTAATTTTGCTGGACGAAAGCAAGCAGAACTTCAGTTTCGAAAAGATGTTGATGCTTTATTGTCAAATTTACACTGTAAATAGGGCGATCTGTTTTCCTATTAGATTTACAGTGTAAATTAGAACCTTGAATTTACACTGTAAACTGCTCGTCTTTGTCGATGTTTACACACCTACTATTACCCTCTCATTCATACCCGTTACCGTTTCCTTTTTTCTTGTCGTTATGTCTACGTGTCTGAACCGCTTTATTTTGTTCCAAAAATAGCAAAAGAGTGTCGCTCTGTATTTATCAAAGCAGAAGCGAAACTAAAAGAGCAAATTCTTATTTATGAGTCATCTTTGCAGGATCGAAAGTAAGTGATGAGACGCTGATTATTTAAATGTGATGATTCTAAGGTCACAACGAATTATATAGACTAAATAACAACTGAGTCATTAGGGATACTCAATTCGAATGTGGGATAACATCGTTACGTTGTCAGAAGACAAACAACAAGTGGTAGCTCGTTTACCGTCAGGGACAGTAGCTGACGCAAGTTTTGATCATAGGCTACTATCCGTTGCTCTGGATACATTAGGTGTATCTGACTATTTTCTTTTTGAAGAAGAGGTGTTGCGTTTTGTGACTCTCGCAAAAGAAGGTAAAGGTGAAGCGTATGAAGGCATTCTCATTGCTGAAGTCCGTGATGCCAGTGTTGTTGTTGAACTGTCTGCTGATGAAATGTTGGC
The DNA window shown above is from Vibrio artabrorum and carries:
- a CDS encoding ParB/RepB/Spo0J family partition protein: MAIKTSDLNAKLFGKANKRRVATPQEAQTAAKEQAQVIELSVAGEDLVSFELVRIPAAEVASRTVVFEENAREQSFLNEHALSDVLTTLKERGQQYPAVGRKNKDGKIEVLDGSRRRMSCILADQEFLIYVAENINGEHAKFLSDVANAHKPLSLYEKGREMQAKLDKGEADDQKALAKMFQCSEALVSGALKAAALPLELLQAYPNVSDLGRPTIVKLHKQFSGLTHEQQQTLLTKCDASEGFVWQRSEAQGVTRLTKDVTETLEGWILELAPVPAKKASPKVDLIKGRASYSRKGSNLALNLKKVDDSTMEEILAFIQSKLD
- a CDS encoding GNAT family N-acetyltransferase; this translates as MTNPTNTFLHSLSVIAQHNEHRYGVVFDGDVDWQNSAVVAFLQELHTTNIFQIGGTPFEGVIYAPVKKGQQLLGRECQVLVCDFRVQFDANGFSAALGSLVGGGLLLVLPPKVDDSTDSESFGQRWLKFHFDKLISVSQHNEAGDVALATHALPQKQNVNNGLDKFAQQSTAVELVKKVVSGHRKRPLILTADRGRGKSSALGIAAAQLLVERTGFNIIVSAPSVKAVEPVFSHARQGLGVCDVVDATHIRHQGGSLRFVAPDDILKSKPDCDLLLVDEAAAIPIPMLKSMVSLYHRMVFSTTVHGYEGSGRGFAIKFESWLSKHRPGWKGFKLEQPIRWNNNDPLEGWLFDCFLLGRHASLSDSTTHQLDDFSDQTINQLNLVELSKAECLANPETLQQCFSLLVDAHYQTSPNDLMQFLNNPAIHMYAVWQQDLCLGCMLVTEEGGLDSALITQIQLGKRRPQGHLAPVLLANQLGCTEAATSRCLRVMRIAVSTRHQGFGIGRWMLAQLSRQITQVDYLATSFGASSELISFWRGSEFEAVHIGHQRDQASGCHSVLMVKALNSSSQCWIKQILHHFECNYCFLVSGSLFSLETDMVRALLPKSAEPLNDREVQLMRNYVDGGNSYDSISFSVLKLILFSHRGRAGLQGTVSKAFRFTLSDLLIAKVVQQKPWATCVVQFNFAGRKQAELQFRKDVDALLSNLHCK
- a CDS encoding ParA family protein, which encodes MKREQTIDKLYQLAEQTQQVQADRIEIILEERSDEHFPPMSKAMMETRSGLTRRKLDEAITKLEADGHQFTKNNANHYSISLTEAHMLMDAAEVPKFHQRKQHTDNKPWVINVQNQKGGTGKSMTAVHLAACLSLNLDKRYRICLIDLDPQGSLRLFLNPQISGAEHDNIYSAVDIMLDNVPEGQDVDLEFLRRNVLLPTQYPNLKTISAFPEDAMFNAEAWQSLAQDQSLDIVRLLKEKLIDKIADDFDVIMIDTGPHVDPLVWNAMYASNALLIPCAAKRLDWASTVNFFQHLPTVYEMFPDDWKGLEFVRLMPTMFEDDNKKQVSVLTEMNYLLNDQVMMATIPRSRAFETCADTYSTVFDLTVSDFEGGKKTLAVAQDAVQKSALELERVLHSNWPSLNQG